From the Microbacterium sp. W4I4 genome, one window contains:
- a CDS encoding DUF5107 domain-containing protein — protein sequence MPRSEIVPDEMVRAETVRPVRDERDVRPPAELQARLDAGEAIVWESVLTLPTYEPDEPVRFPMYLDNRVYQGSSGRVYPMPFVEGVAREPVDHEWRAVHLENAYIRVTVLPELGGRIYTGYDKTTGYDFFYRNHVIKPALVGLGGPWISGGVEFNWPQHHRPGTYLPTDADLVLGDDGSATVWCRDHDPFARMNGTHGIRLHADRSVVEILGTFHNRTEQPQTFLWWANAAVRVHDDYQSFFPQDVGFVADHARRAITSFPAADRPYYGVDYAARGQETPGADRIDRYANIPVPTSYMVVETKGEFFGGYDHAAGAGVVHWADRRVSPGKKQWTWGDSPFGHAWDRHLTDGDGPYVELMAGVYTDNQPDFTWLRPGEVKRMRQVWFPIPAIGIAHQANEDAAVHVVFDEPGVVSVRTAVTRPMRVTVRVSVDGAELDAHEVTLEPGQVDTHLVTLPDGADATAVRVQLDEGAHTVLEWRLCEPSDEEPWLATVPPLPEDTETVDELYLTGLHLEQYRHPTRLPAPYWEEAIRRDPGDSRSRLALAWRAYRSGRHALAEEHLRISIARQTARNERLRDTEPYYLLGLVLIRLGRDEEALEVLGRAAWDGAWHRAATFEGACLLARQGRTALARRDAEDAALNGVEPRLTALRVVLARREGDRDAADRMLREEISRGIPDDLIRHLADGSLPEDGLRLLDLAVDLDHLGETDAALSVLRSAAIAPATTTGNAAPVAYYLRAALLDGLGRVDEAVQARQDARAADRRWAFPSGLDAQDALVAALRAEPGDPVAAGLLGELLYQEGRRTEAAQLWERAVQNGSDDPVVLRNAGLAAYNVTHDDALAWRRYEQARTADPDDARLLSEQDQLAAKLGHPAQERLARLQGALPLVDSRDDLAIAYADLLRLTGDPAGALEWMDSRRFQPWEGGEGRALAAWDAARDALGMPQIDPPDSLGEHRPVHVPPVAVHEDGSTDYFATSLPESLLFHRRE from the coding sequence ATGCCCCGCAGTGAGATCGTGCCCGACGAGATGGTGCGTGCCGAGACGGTGCGCCCGGTGCGCGACGAGCGCGACGTGCGCCCGCCCGCCGAGCTCCAGGCGCGCTTGGACGCGGGCGAGGCGATCGTGTGGGAGTCCGTGCTGACGCTGCCCACCTACGAGCCCGACGAGCCGGTGCGGTTCCCGATGTACCTCGACAACCGCGTGTACCAGGGCTCGAGCGGGCGGGTCTATCCGATGCCGTTCGTCGAGGGCGTGGCGCGCGAGCCCGTCGATCACGAATGGCGTGCCGTGCACCTCGAGAACGCGTACATCCGGGTGACGGTGCTGCCCGAGCTCGGCGGACGCATCTACACCGGCTACGACAAGACCACCGGCTACGACTTCTTCTACCGCAATCACGTCATCAAGCCGGCCCTCGTCGGCCTCGGCGGGCCGTGGATCAGCGGCGGAGTCGAGTTCAACTGGCCGCAGCATCACCGGCCGGGCACCTACCTCCCCACGGATGCCGACCTCGTGCTCGGCGACGACGGATCGGCGACCGTCTGGTGCCGCGATCACGACCCGTTCGCGCGGATGAACGGGACGCACGGCATCCGCCTGCACGCCGATCGCTCGGTGGTCGAGATCCTCGGCACCTTCCACAACCGCACCGAGCAGCCGCAGACGTTCCTCTGGTGGGCGAACGCGGCGGTGCGCGTGCACGACGACTACCAGTCCTTCTTCCCCCAGGACGTCGGCTTCGTCGCCGACCACGCTCGCCGGGCCATCACGTCCTTCCCGGCGGCCGACCGCCCCTACTACGGCGTCGACTACGCCGCCCGTGGACAGGAGACGCCGGGCGCGGATCGGATCGACCGCTACGCGAACATCCCCGTGCCCACCTCGTACATGGTGGTCGAGACGAAGGGCGAGTTCTTCGGCGGCTACGACCACGCGGCGGGCGCCGGTGTGGTGCACTGGGCCGACCGCCGCGTGTCGCCCGGCAAGAAGCAGTGGACCTGGGGCGATTCGCCCTTCGGGCACGCCTGGGACCGGCACCTGACCGACGGCGACGGACCGTACGTCGAGCTGATGGCAGGCGTCTACACCGACAATCAGCCCGATTTCACGTGGCTGCGCCCCGGTGAGGTCAAGCGGATGCGGCAGGTGTGGTTCCCGATCCCCGCCATCGGCATCGCCCATCAGGCGAACGAGGATGCCGCGGTGCACGTCGTGTTCGACGAGCCCGGCGTCGTCTCGGTGCGCACCGCCGTGACGCGACCGATGCGGGTCACCGTGCGGGTGTCGGTGGACGGTGCCGAGCTCGACGCGCACGAGGTGACGCTCGAGCCGGGTCAGGTCGACACGCATCTGGTCACCCTGCCCGACGGTGCGGATGCCACGGCTGTGCGCGTGCAGCTCGACGAGGGCGCGCACACGGTGCTGGAGTGGCGCCTGTGCGAGCCGAGCGACGAGGAGCCGTGGCTGGCGACCGTGCCGCCGCTGCCCGAGGACACGGAGACCGTCGACGAGCTCTACCTCACCGGTCTGCACCTCGAGCAGTACCGGCATCCCACGCGGCTTCCCGCGCCGTACTGGGAAGAGGCGATCCGACGCGATCCGGGGGACTCCCGCTCCCGCCTGGCGCTGGCCTGGCGAGCCTACCGCAGTGGCCGGCACGCGCTCGCCGAGGAGCACCTGCGCATCTCGATCGCGCGCCAGACCGCCCGCAACGAGCGGCTGCGCGACACCGAGCCGTACTACCTGCTCGGCCTCGTGCTCATCCGACTCGGTCGAGACGAGGAGGCCCTGGAGGTGCTCGGACGCGCCGCGTGGGACGGCGCCTGGCATCGCGCCGCGACGTTCGAGGGCGCCTGCCTGCTCGCACGCCAGGGCAGGACCGCCCTGGCCCGGCGCGACGCCGAGGATGCGGCGCTGAACGGTGTCGAACCCCGCCTGACCGCGCTGCGGGTCGTGCTCGCCCGGCGCGAGGGCGATCGGGATGCCGCCGACCGGATGCTGCGCGAGGAGATCTCCCGGGGCATCCCGGACGACCTGATCCGCCATCTCGCCGACGGCTCGCTGCCCGAGGATGGGCTTCGGCTGCTCGACCTCGCCGTCGACCTGGATCATCTCGGCGAGACCGATGCGGCGCTCTCGGTGCTCCGCTCCGCCGCGATCGCGCCGGCGACGACCACCGGTAATGCCGCGCCGGTGGCCTACTATCTGCGCGCCGCGCTGCTCGACGGCCTTGGCCGTGTCGACGAGGCCGTCCAGGCGCGGCAGGACGCCCGGGCCGCGGATCGCCGGTGGGCCTTCCCGTCCGGACTCGATGCTCAGGATGCTCTCGTCGCCGCGCTCCGCGCCGAACCCGGCGACCCGGTGGCTGCCGGACTGCTCGGCGAGCTGCTGTATCAGGAAGGACGGCGCACCGAGGCGGCGCAACTGTGGGAGCGTGCAGTTCAGAACGGGTCCGACGATCCCGTGGTCCTGCGCAACGCCGGCCTGGCCGCCTACAACGTGACGCACGACGACGCCCTCGCTTGGCGGCGCTACGAGCAGGCGCGTACCGCGGATCCCGACGACGCCCGACTCCTCTCGGAGCAGGACCAGCTCGCCGCCAAGCTCGGCCATCCTGCGCAGGAGCGTCTCGCGCGACTGCAGGGCGCGCTGCCGCTGGTCGACAGCCGCGACGACCTCGCCATCGCGTACGCCGACCTGCTGCGCCTGACCGGCGATCCCGCGGGTGCGCTGGAGTGGATGGACTCCCGTCGGTTCCAGCCGTGGGAGGGCGGCGAGGGCCGTGCGCTCGCGGCCTGGGATGCCGCGCGTGACGCGCTCGGGATGCCGCAGATCGATCCGCCGGACAGTCTGGGCGAGCACCGTCCGGTGCACGTGCCACCCGTGGCCGTGCACGAGGACGGCAGCACCGACTACTTCGCCACGAGCCTGCCGGAATCGCTGCTGTTCCACCGGCGGGAGTGA
- a CDS encoding DUF4380 domain-containing protein, with protein sequence MSRIELRAEGVQAVVVPELGGRMLSLRFDGREVLWHDPELLDDDLQPRHPITRPALGAGYSDWQNWGGDKTWPAPQGPPGSADGWPGPPDGVLDSGAYRVVEVDRDAVLLRSDIEPRTGLRIERELRVKPGAVLVRSTVINDSGPAARWAAWEVAQFPFDADDLASDRARIDVRMHGDAPPTVLFDSVGSIDWSRKDDTARARFSEAVGKLGFPGATGAAELVRADGWGVRMSFTVTPDAEYADDSPVQLWMQTPVDRPLPGLEGMTAHARYVELEALSPTRLLEPGDRISLEVRWESIDRAT encoded by the coding sequence ATGTCTCGCATCGAGCTGCGGGCCGAGGGCGTGCAGGCCGTGGTCGTCCCGGAGCTCGGCGGACGGATGCTGTCGCTGCGCTTCGACGGCCGCGAGGTGCTGTGGCACGACCCCGAGCTGCTCGACGACGACCTCCAGCCCCGGCATCCGATCACCCGCCCGGCGCTCGGTGCAGGCTACTCCGACTGGCAGAACTGGGGTGGCGACAAGACCTGGCCGGCCCCGCAGGGCCCGCCCGGGAGCGCCGACGGGTGGCCGGGGCCGCCGGACGGGGTGCTGGATTCGGGGGCGTACCGGGTCGTCGAGGTCGATCGCGATGCCGTGCTGCTGCGCAGCGATATCGAGCCGCGCACAGGGCTGCGCATCGAACGCGAGCTGCGCGTCAAACCCGGCGCGGTCCTCGTCCGCAGCACCGTCATCAACGACTCCGGTCCCGCCGCGCGCTGGGCGGCCTGGGAGGTCGCCCAGTTCCCCTTCGACGCCGACGACCTGGCATCCGATCGCGCCCGGATCGACGTGCGCATGCACGGCGACGCACCACCCACAGTGCTCTTCGACTCGGTCGGCTCGATCGACTGGAGCCGCAAGGACGACACCGCGCGTGCGCGGTTCTCGGAGGCGGTCGGCAAGCTCGGCTTTCCGGGCGCCACCGGCGCTGCCGAGCTCGTGCGCGCCGACGGGTGGGGCGTGCGGATGTCGTTCACCGTGACCCCCGACGCGGAGTACGCCGACGACTCGCCCGTGCAGCTCTGGATGCAGACTCCGGTGGACCGGCCATTGCCTGGGCTGGAGGGGATGACTGCTCATGCGCGCTACGTCGAACTGGAGGCGCTCAGCCCGACGCGGCTGCTGGAACCCGGTGACCGCATCTCGCTCGAGGTGCGGTGGGAGTCGATCGACCGCGCGACGTGA